From the Salvelinus fontinalis isolate EN_2023a chromosome 35, ASM2944872v1, whole genome shotgun sequence genome, one window contains:
- the LOC129834883 gene encoding proteasome subunit alpha type-4-like, translated as MSRRYDSRTTIFSPEGRLYQVEYAMEAIGHAGSCLGILANDGVLLAAERRNIHKLLDEVFFSEKIYKLNEDMACSVAGITSDANVLTNELRLIAQRYLLQYQEPIPCEQLVTALCDIKQAYTQFGGKRPFGVSLLYMGWDKHYGFQLYQSDPSGNYGGWKATCIGNNSAAAVSMLKQDFKEGEMSLSSALALAVKVLNKTMDVSKLSAEKVEIATLTREDGKTKIKVLKQKEVEELIKRHEAEEAKAEKDKKDKEQKEKDK; from the exons ATG TCTCGTAGATATGATTCCCGGACTACCATTTTCTCACCTGAAG GGCGCTTATATCAGGTGGAGTATGCCATGGAGGCTATTGGCCACGCCGGCTCATGTCTTGGGATTTTAGCCAATGACGGAGTGCTGTTGGCTGCAGAGAGGCGGAACATCCACAAGCTGCTTGATGAGGTTTTCTTTTCAGAGAAGATCTACAAGCTCAATGA AGACATGGCTTGCAGTGTTGCCGGAATCACCTCCGATGCTAACGTTCTAACCAATGAGCTGAGGCTAATAGCACAGAG ATATCTACTGCAGTACCAGGAGCCAATCCCCTGTGAGCAGTTGGTGACAGCGTTGTGTGACATCAAACAGGCCTACACACAGTTTGGAG GGAAGAGGCCGTTTGGAGTGTCTCTGCTGTACATGGGCTGGGACAAACACTACGGCTTCCAGCTGTACCAGAGTGACCCCAGTGGGAACTATGGAGGCTGGAAGGCTACTTGCATCGGCAACAATAGTGCG GCTGCAGTGTCCATGTTGAAGCAGGATTTCAAAGAGGGTGAGATGTCGCTGTCCTCTGCCCTGGCGTTGGCCGTCAAAGTCCTGAACAAGACCATGGACGTCAGCAAGCTCTCGGCGGAGAaag TGGAAATAGCCACCCTGACGCGAGAAGACGGAAAGACCAAGATCAAGGTGCTGAAACAGaaagaggtggaggagctgaTCAAACGACACGAGGCTGAAGAGGCCAAGGCCGAGAAGGACAAGAAAGACAAAGAACAGAAGGAGAAGGACAAATAA